CAAAGCATCTCAAAAACTCATCGGTGGTTTCGTACAATCTGGGTCTTCCCGGTACATCCAGTTTTCCTGCTTCTTTAACGAGGTTTCTTTCCAAGAGTCTTGTTACTGCACTATCGGAATTAACACCCCTGATTTGCTCAATCTTGGCCTTTGTTATAGGCTGATTATATGCAATAATCGCAAGTACCTCATATGCTGCCTGTGAAAGAGCCTGTTTCTGCCTGATTTGATAGAGTTTAGATACATAATCAAAATATTCGGGTTTTGAACACATCTGGTATTTCTCGTTGATTTCTCTTATAATAATACCCCTGTTTGACCTGTTATACGAGTCCATCATATTTTTAATTATGCTTCTTGCAGTTTTTTTATCCAACTCCAGTATTTCGCATATTTTATCTAGTGGTAAAGGATCGCCGTAGGAAAAAATAAGGCTTTCAATTACGCACTCTATAGTACTGATTTCCATTTTAGACCTCCATTTTATGACCGGTTCTAGAATTCACTTATGTTTTCATCTATATCATTATATAATTCATAGTCTTCTTTTTCGTTCTGGGTATTGCCGATTACATGAATATCTGAAAATTGTTGATTCTGAACAATTTTGACCTTCTTCATCTTAGCCAGTTCTAAAATCGCCATAAAGCCTGTGACAACCTCTGTTTTAGACTTGGTTTTAAAGGAAAAAAGCTCTGAGAACTTAAAGGAAACCTTGTGAATCAGCTGTTTTACTACCTCTCTCATTTTGCTACGAAGTGAAACTTTTTCATGTTCAACAAGCTTTGTAATGTTTTTTGCACCCAAATTTATTTTTTTCTTATTTCTGTCTAATATTGCAATGTACTGCTGCCGCAAAACCTGAGGGTCGATTTCCATGATTTCCTCTCTTACGGGCAAATCAAGTGCTTCCGGAAGTCTGAAAGAAACTCTATCCCATTTCTTTTCCATCTCTTTTAGTTCTTGTGTAAATTCCTTATATCTTTTATATTCAACCAAACGTCTGACCAGTTCTTCCCTTGGATCTTTTTCCTCTTGCTTTTCCTCTTTTTTGCTTGGGAGAAGAGTTTTTGACTTTATATGCAACAACGTTGCAGCCATTATCAGAAATTCGCTTGCCACTTCAAGGTCAAGCTGCTGCATGGCATACAAATAATCAAGATATTGGTCTGTAATAGAACTTATAGGTATATCGTAAATATCTACCTGATTCTTTTCAAATAAATGAAACAACAAATCAAATGGACCTTCAAAATTGTCAAGTTTTAAAGTACAGGCGTTTGTAAGGGAGCTTTCCATCAACTACCACCTTAATTATTTATGTAATATCGTTTTTTTAACCTTTTAATCTTATCATAAATGGGGCAATAATTACAATATTATTGCGATGGTAGACATATCATTAAAGTTCTAGTAAAATTTATACAGCGACATCAAAGAGATGCTAATAAAGTCGGCCTTTCAGGAATGGAGGAAATATGCTTTTTTCACGCGGGGATATAATTTATACGTTAATGATTATACCGGGAATACTTTTGGGGTTTGTACTGCATGAATTCGCTCACGCAGTTACCGCAAACAAGCTTGGTGATCCTACACCTAGGGTTCAGGGAAGAATTACTCTTGACCCCAGAGCTCATATAGATATTATAGGATTTATTATGATTCTTCTTGTGGGATTTGGTTGGGCAAAACCTGTTATGACCAATCCACGACATTACAAAAAGCCCAGAAGGGATGACATTCTTGTTTCCCTTGCAGGGCCTTTCATGAACTTACTGGTAGCAATCGGTTTTTTATTAATTTTAAAACTGGTAGCAGTAACGGGGTTTCTTTCAAATAACCAGGTTGTTCTTGAAAATGTGGCTAATCTTCTGACATATTCAGCTCGAATAAATGTTGTACTGTTTGTGCTGAACCTTCTTCCAATACCGTTTTTTGACGGCTATCATGTTATTTCAAACATATTTAATACTTGGAAGTACCGTTTCTTTACCATATTGGAGCAATATAGCATGGTTATTTTCATACTTTTGTTATTTACCAGAGTTTTTAATAAGATAGTTGGAATTCCTGCATCATATATTTTTATTTCACTTTATAAGGCAATTATTTTTTAAAGGAGGGAGAGCTTTTACGCTCTCCCCAGACTGAACCACCTTACAATTAGTTTTGAAAAAATTCTGCCGTAAGATACTTTATCAATTCTTTCACTTGCAATGAGATCAAATCTTCCTGCTTCTTTTCCGTCTATTTTATAAATTACTTCCCCAACCTTTTGATTTATTTCAACTGGTGCAGAAAGACCCGGTACAAGTGCTACTTCCTTTTCTACTTTACCCTTTTGACCTTTTGAAACCATTATACTGGTATCAGTACCATATACCGCACTAACACTCAGTTTGTTTCCCTTTTTTACGGGTATATTGCCTACAGCATTTCCTCTTTTATCCAGATTTATTACCTCATAGTTTGCAAAACCGTAATCCAAAAGTTTCCTTGACTCAGCAAACCTTGTATTAGAATCGGGTTCGCCAAGTACAACTGAAACCAGTCTTAAATTGTTTCTACATGTTGTAGCTGATAAGTTAAAGCCTGCTTTGCTGGTAAAACCCGTTTTAAGGCCGTCACAATTTGCGTAGAATTTTACCAGCTTATTTGTATTATACAGGTCAAATGATCCGTTTCTGAAAGTGTCATGCCATTTTCCGGTAAACTGGAGAACTTTCGGGTGTTTCATAATCAGTTCTCTTGACATTAAAGCCACATCGTGTGCAGAACTGTAACCGTCATCATTCAATCCCGTACAATCCATAAATTTTGTATCCTTCATTCCCAACTCTTGAGCCTTGTTATTCATATCAGTTACAAATGTTTCCTCGCTCCCGCTGACCTTTTCTGCCAAAGCAACCGCAACATCATTTGAAGAGTGTATTGCCAAAGCATTCATCATTTCAGTAACAGTAAATTCCTCACCAGGCTCCATGTACGCTTGAGAGCCGCCCATGCCTGCCGAATATTCCGATACGCTTACTTTATCATCAAAAGTAAATCTACCTGAATCTATAGCCTCCATTACCAGAAGCATAGTCATAACCTTGGTTACACTTGCAATCGCAAGTCTCTCATGGCTGTTCTTTTCAGAAAGAACTTTTCCGGAAGCTGCGTCCATCAGTACAGCAGATTTTGCCTTTAAATCAAGAACATTTGTCTTGGTTTCCAA
This region of Clostridium sp. BNL1100 genomic DNA includes:
- a CDS encoding D-alanyl-D-alanine carboxypeptidase family protein, with the translated sequence MKRNSVLAFSLIIAIVTTMLPAAVLADTNEAAVEASAKYDVVTVTKLETKTNVLDLKAKSAVLMDAASGKVLSEKNSHERLAIASVTKVMTMLLVMEAIDSGRFTFDDKVSVSEYSAGMGGSQAYMEPGEEFTVTEMMNALAIHSSNDVAVALAEKVSGSEETFVTDMNNKAQELGMKDTKFMDCTGLNDDGYSSAHDVALMSRELIMKHPKVLQFTGKWHDTFRNGSFDLYNTNKLVKFYANCDGLKTGFTSKAGFNLSATTCRNNLRLVSVVLGEPDSNTRFAESRKLLDYGFANYEVINLDKRGNAVGNIPVKKGNKLSVSAVYGTDTSIMVSKGQKGKVEKEVALVPGLSAPVEINQKVGEVIYKIDGKEAGRFDLIASERIDKVSYGRIFSKLIVRWFSLGRA
- a CDS encoding site-2 protease family protein, encoding MLFSRGDIIYTLMIIPGILLGFVLHEFAHAVTANKLGDPTPRVQGRITLDPRAHIDIIGFIMILLVGFGWAKPVMTNPRHYKKPRRDDILVSLAGPFMNLLVAIGFLLILKLVAVTGFLSNNQVVLENVANLLTYSARINVVLFVLNLLPIPFFDGYHVISNIFNTWKYRFFTILEQYSMVIFILLLFTRVFNKIVGIPASYIFISLYKAIIF
- a CDS encoding segregation/condensation protein A encodes the protein MESSLTNACTLKLDNFEGPFDLLFHLFEKNQVDIYDIPISSITDQYLDYLYAMQQLDLEVASEFLIMAATLLHIKSKTLLPSKKEEKQEEKDPREELVRRLVEYKRYKEFTQELKEMEKKWDRVSFRLPEALDLPVREEIMEIDPQVLRQQYIAILDRNKKKINLGAKNITKLVEHEKVSLRSKMREVVKQLIHKVSFKFSELFSFKTKSKTEVVTGFMAILELAKMKKVKIVQNQQFSDIHVIGNTQNEKEDYELYNDIDENISEF
- the scpB gene encoding SMC-Scp complex subunit ScpB, translated to MEISTIECVIESLIFSYGDPLPLDKICEILELDKKTARSIIKNMMDSYNRSNRGIIIREINEKYQMCSKPEYFDYVSKLYQIRQKQALSQAAYEVLAIIAYNQPITKAKIEQIRGVNSDSAVTRLLERNLVKEAGKLDVPGRPRLYETTDEFLRCFGFKSLRDLPLLDIDDLSDLNLQELVDEVQEEDNK